From the genome of Segatella hominis, one region includes:
- a CDS encoding SusC/RagA family TonB-linked outer membrane protein, translated as MNNNILHKFFLTLTLVLLTLGASAQVTVSGNVSDESGEPIIGATVMEALTTNGVVTDFDGNFKIQVKNENATLKISYIGMVAQNIRVGNQRNIKVVLKDESQKINEVVVVGYGHQKKESVVGAISQVSSDDLLNTPTANVTQAIAGKIPGVVTTQVSGAPGADDATINIRGRATFAGDGAPLVMVDGVERAFSQVAPDDIESISVLKDASATAVYGVRGANGVILVTTKRGKDMKPEVSLTSNFMWGTPTRKPHYLNSYDSVTLLEEALKNDGLPSQYSASDIEMYRKSCAGELTGADALLYPNVDWYDEVLNNWAPSQRYNVSVRGGTKRMRYYVSGEIYNQGSLIKNLSLDAYGNSSSPGYNRYAFRANMDFFLSKDLTFSVNFGTRFENRHGSNTNESPTNYDIFARINHTPGWIFPVSYEVQNGETTKTLYGGTAVYQDNVVAALSKGGYYRGTNTINETNFIADYKMDWLTPGLSARGMVSFDYDSYYKKTFGAAFATYELNDRNNFTSADAYTKYNVDGDLAYSKGSSTTYKLYMEGQINYARKFGKHDVTGMVLYNQNDYRYNSDLAKRYQGLVGRVTYGYDDKYLAEVNVGYNGSENFLKGKRFGFFPAFSLGWRVTQEEFMKPTENWLNNLKIRASYGEVGNDVYTVGGVAQRFLYEEKWNQITNDYYFGNKGQTGIFESQYPNYGVTWERAKKFNVGLEFGLFNGMLTGNFDYFVENRNNILTEYLSRPQWVGVTMAAGNLGKTQNKGYELELHHFNHIGKDFTYNIGATFSHAANKIKNMDEPAYKTAYRKREGHPINQYFGLVCEGFVTQADLDNPNFPVSTYGNVKVGDLKYKDMNNDGFIDDRDETFIGYSDIPENTYALTLGANYKGIGFEVMFQGVDHVSRYYDSDAMFAFQNNGKVKDIHLNRWNPAKSEAENLATAEYPLLHYGSNGDHNQRQNSFFLKNGSFVRLKNIELSYTFPKELIKHVGMSNVRFYINANNLFTWDHLDDLVDPESNGSNRYPLLKTVNVGFNVVF; from the coding sequence ATGAACAATAACATATTGCATAAGTTTTTCTTGACCCTGACACTGGTGCTCCTTACTTTAGGAGCATCAGCACAGGTTACCGTATCTGGTAATGTGTCAGATGAATCGGGTGAGCCTATCATCGGTGCTACTGTTATGGAAGCATTGACAACCAATGGCGTTGTCACTGATTTCGACGGTAACTTCAAGATTCAGGTGAAGAACGAGAACGCTACTTTGAAGATTTCCTATATCGGTATGGTTGCTCAGAACATCCGTGTTGGCAATCAGCGTAATATCAAGGTAGTTCTCAAGGACGAAAGTCAGAAAATCAATGAGGTCGTAGTCGTTGGTTACGGTCATCAGAAGAAGGAGAGTGTCGTAGGTGCTATCTCTCAGGTTAGTTCAGACGACCTCTTGAATACTCCTACAGCCAACGTAACACAGGCTATTGCCGGTAAGATTCCAGGTGTTGTTACAACACAGGTATCTGGTGCTCCTGGTGCCGATGATGCTACCATCAACATCCGTGGTCGTGCAACCTTCGCTGGCGACGGTGCTCCATTGGTAATGGTAGATGGTGTAGAGCGTGCTTTCTCTCAGGTTGCTCCTGATGATATCGAGAGTATCTCTGTATTGAAGGATGCTTCTGCTACAGCCGTTTACGGTGTGCGTGGTGCAAATGGTGTCATCCTCGTTACTACCAAGCGTGGTAAGGATATGAAGCCAGAGGTTAGCTTGACCAGCAACTTCATGTGGGGTACTCCAACCCGTAAGCCTCACTATCTGAATTCTTACGACTCTGTTACTCTCCTGGAGGAGGCTTTGAAGAACGATGGACTCCCATCACAGTATTCAGCTTCTGATATCGAGATGTACCGCAAGAGCTGCGCCGGCGAATTGACAGGTGCTGATGCGCTTCTCTATCCTAATGTAGATTGGTATGATGAGGTGCTCAACAACTGGGCTCCATCTCAGCGCTATAATGTAAGTGTACGTGGTGGTACGAAGCGTATGCGCTACTATGTATCTGGTGAAATCTACAACCAGGGCTCTCTGATCAAGAACCTCAGCCTGGATGCATACGGCAACTCTTCAAGCCCTGGTTACAACCGTTACGCTTTCCGTGCCAACATGGACTTCTTCCTCTCTAAGGATTTGACATTCAGCGTAAACTTCGGTACACGTTTCGAGAACCGTCATGGTTCTAATACTAACGAGAGTCCTACCAACTATGATATCTTCGCACGTATCAACCATACTCCAGGTTGGATCTTCCCAGTATCTTATGAGGTACAGAATGGTGAGACAACCAAGACTCTCTATGGTGGTACTGCCGTATATCAGGACAATGTGGTAGCTGCTCTTTCAAAGGGTGGATACTATCGTGGAACCAATACCATCAATGAGACCAACTTCATTGCAGACTACAAGATGGACTGGTTGACTCCTGGTCTTTCTGCCCGCGGTATGGTTTCATTCGACTATGACTCTTATTATAAGAAGACATTCGGTGCAGCTTTTGCAACCTATGAATTGAACGACCGCAACAACTTTACAAGTGCAGATGCTTATACCAAATATAATGTAGATGGCGACCTGGCTTACTCTAAGGGTTCTTCTACAACTTACAAACTCTATATGGAGGGTCAGATTAACTACGCCCGCAAGTTTGGTAAGCACGATGTTACCGGTATGGTACTTTACAACCAGAACGACTACCGTTACAACTCAGACCTGGCTAAGCGCTATCAGGGTCTCGTAGGTCGTGTAACTTACGGCTATGATGACAAGTATCTCGCTGAGGTTAACGTTGGTTACAACGGTTCAGAGAACTTCCTGAAGGGCAAGCGCTTCGGTTTCTTCCCAGCCTTCTCACTCGGTTGGCGTGTAACTCAGGAAGAGTTTATGAAGCCAACAGAAAACTGGTTGAACAACCTGAAGATCCGTGCATCTTATGGTGAGGTTGGTAACGACGTTTATACCGTAGGTGGTGTAGCTCAGCGCTTCCTCTATGAGGAGAAGTGGAACCAGATTACTAACGATTACTACTTCGGTAACAAGGGTCAGACCGGTATCTTCGAGAGCCAGTATCCTAACTATGGTGTAACCTGGGAGCGTGCCAAGAAGTTCAACGTCGGTTTGGAGTTTGGTTTGTTCAACGGTATGCTGACCGGTAACTTCGACTACTTCGTTGAGAACCGTAACAATATTCTGACCGAGTACTTGAGCCGTCCACAGTGGGTAGGTGTAACAATGGCAGCCGGAAACCTCGGTAAGACCCAGAACAAGGGTTACGAGTTGGAACTCCATCACTTCAATCACATCGGCAAGGATTTCACCTATAATATCGGTGCAACCTTCTCTCATGCAGCCAACAAGATCAAGAATATGGATGAGCCTGCTTACAAGACCGCTTACCGCAAGCGCGAAGGTCACCCAATCAACCAGTACTTCGGTCTGGTATGCGAGGGCTTCGTAACACAGGCAGACTTGGATAATCCTAACTTCCCTGTATCAACCTACGGAAACGTAAAGGTTGGTGACCTGAAGTACAAGGATATGAATAACGATGGCTTCATCGATGACCGTGATGAGACATTCATCGGCTACAGCGATATTCCAGAGAACACATACGCTCTGACACTCGGCGCCAACTATAAGGGCATCGGTTTCGAAGTAATGTTCCAGGGTGTAGATCATGTATCCCGTTACTACGACAGTGATGCGATGTTCGCCTTCCAGAACAACGGTAAGGTAAAGGATATCCACCTGAACCGCTGGAACCCTGCAAAGAGCGAGGCAGAGAACCTGGCAACAGCAGAATATCCATTGCTCCATTACGGAAGCAACGGTGACCACAACCAGCGCCAGA
- a CDS encoding glucanase: MKIRKTLLSFAWAIMVALSFTACGDDWGRQDDPAGGQIYPSKTTVATYDFEYSEEKPEYSDMISHDESCEVTNDESLASNVLHINGKGGAKIANPFNGVKLQNGAAITFAVKIDADVAEDGTVADVDLTRPLISFGSDEKDAAGNDISAHFYFTANGQVVYNKPTQLQSLNLNENDPSSVKTGILSPNEWHFVAFQLSTEGYQLYVDGKKSLSGYQTSSSATSFKYKTLVDSINSLPYIYIGGDSKLTAEETNTVSIDNVTLIRNMMEEKDWNKTIGGNGGGDEAFKNVEFVKEDGTPTTEIGTSDCSAAWWTSFSDYYRIPANGSIHLKFTNHTSGAGNWNNWNLCLSTDDVRNGGKYLEYFVIRSDAYGWGSSYASGKWDNEGYPANDDEWAVFRQDMEGAKVDMTISRSGTDIKVVAVATCTNGKVYTERFTAPCNDANEVLRAFLIVDGSYLVMDTNECQAQTAVEVTTSEIGTSDCSAAWWTQFSDYFQIPSGASLHLGFTNHTSGGGNWNNWNLCVSTDDERAGGNYSEYFVIRSDAFGWGGSYASGKWDNEGYPANDDEWAEFRQNMEGAKVNMTISRSGTDIKVVAVETCTNGKVYIERFTAPCSDANEMLRAFLIVDGSYLVMDPAACYIGKPLY, translated from the coding sequence ATGAAGATAAGAAAAACTTTGCTTTCGTTTGCTTGGGCTATCATGGTGGCATTAAGTTTCACTGCTTGTGGTGATGACTGGGGCCGGCAGGACGATCCTGCTGGCGGACAGATTTACCCATCTAAGACAACAGTGGCGACTTATGACTTTGAGTATTCAGAAGAGAAACCTGAGTATTCTGACATGATCAGTCATGACGAGTCATGTGAGGTGACCAACGATGAGTCCCTCGCAAGTAATGTATTGCACATCAATGGTAAGGGTGGTGCCAAGATTGCCAATCCTTTCAATGGGGTGAAGTTGCAAAATGGTGCTGCCATCACTTTCGCTGTAAAGATTGATGCAGATGTAGCTGAGGACGGAACAGTCGCAGATGTTGACTTGACACGCCCTCTTATCTCATTTGGTTCAGATGAGAAGGATGCAGCTGGTAATGATATCAGTGCTCACTTCTATTTCACTGCCAACGGTCAGGTGGTTTACAACAAGCCTACCCAGTTGCAGAGTTTGAACCTGAATGAGAATGACCCTTCTTCTGTGAAGACAGGTATTCTCTCTCCTAATGAGTGGCATTTCGTAGCCTTTCAGCTTTCTACTGAAGGTTACCAGCTCTACGTTGATGGTAAGAAGAGCCTTTCCGGTTATCAGACATCATCAAGTGCTACCTCTTTCAAGTACAAGACTTTGGTTGATTCCATCAACTCTTTACCTTATATATATATAGGTGGAGACAGCAAGTTGACAGCCGAAGAGACCAACACCGTATCTATCGACAATGTTACCCTGATCCGTAACATGATGGAAGAGAAGGATTGGAACAAGACCATTGGTGGTAATGGTGGTGGTGATGAAGCTTTCAAGAATGTAGAGTTTGTGAAGGAGGATGGTACTCCTACTACCGAAATCGGTACTTCTGATTGCTCTGCTGCTTGGTGGACTAGCTTCTCTGACTACTATCGTATTCCTGCAAATGGTTCTATCCACTTGAAGTTTACCAACCATACATCAGGTGCTGGCAACTGGAACAACTGGAACCTCTGTTTGAGTACAGATGATGTACGTAATGGTGGCAAATACTTAGAGTACTTCGTTATCCGTAGCGATGCATATGGTTGGGGTAGTTCCTATGCCTCTGGAAAGTGGGATAATGAAGGTTATCCTGCCAATGATGATGAATGGGCTGTGTTCCGTCAGGATATGGAGGGTGCCAAGGTAGATATGACCATTTCCCGTTCTGGTACAGATATCAAGGTAGTTGCAGTGGCAACCTGTACAAATGGCAAGGTTTACACCGAAAGATTCACTGCTCCTTGCAATGATGCCAATGAGGTTCTCCGTGCCTTCCTGATTGTTGATGGTTCTTATCTTGTCATGGATACCAACGAGTGTCAGGCACAGACTGCTGTAGAAGTTACAACCAGCGAAATCGGAACTTCTGATTGCTCAGCCGCTTGGTGGACACAATTCTCTGATTATTTCCAGATTCCTTCCGGTGCTTCATTGCACCTCGGTTTCACCAACCATACATCAGGTGGTGGTAACTGGAACAACTGGAACCTCTGTGTCAGCACCGATGATGAGCGTGCTGGTGGTAATTATTCAGAGTATTTTGTTATCCGTAGCGATGCATTTGGCTGGGGTGGTTCTTATGCCTCAGGAAAGTGGGATAATGAAGGTTATCCAGCCAATGATGATGAGTGGGCTGAGTTCCGCCAGAATATGGAGGGCGCCAAGGTGAATATGACCATTTCCCGTTCTGGTACAGACATCAAGGTGGTAGCTGTAGAGACCTGTACTAACGGCAAGGTTTACATCGAGAGATTTACTGCTCCTTGTAGTGATGCCAATGAGATGCTCCGTGCCTTCCTGATCGTTGATGGTTCTTATCTTGTGATGGATCCTGCAGCTTGCTATATTGGAAAGCCTTTGTATTAA
- a CDS encoding two-component regulator propeller domain-containing protein: MAAGMPNNFADDIFQDSYGFVWISTHGGGLVRYDGFNFMNFGLGSVGISLRSNSCRNVCEDPFKRLWVAFEEGPQVLDLNTMQPVVLPCENSQVEAQLNKVFKNLCTRIYCDAKGNIWMLSFNQLTRFGFNEKGEVTSVLSTSYPYSAPDLGICDVYRRGTVVLCNNGVVSEFSVKNNQLVAKNISSLFPPLEGWYGGAIISYHGKIWMGTNRGLFNSGKQEFHCSATDHSLQHEVVTSLAVSPDDKLLVGTLCGVDIFDDKTGEIEHWNTATAVNPLSSNFINSLFSKNGQIWVGSETGGVTKLAPRQLDLAFYRHDPANPGSISPNAVNAMYAAADGTLWVGTVEGGLNALAPGSMNFVHYTMANSGLPHNTVSVLAADNRNQLWIGTWGTGFAVMNLQQPGKIIPLVTDAKHQHLLNFAGALAYDPINDGMWLGTNDGLFFYDMKRRQLIEPFRGCQNVRGCIGSLITRKGKLLMGCVRGMVEIDLKSRPHGKGDFAVTYHQYKLDNPKSGVFDKILSFCQAKDGKIWMGSNGYGLYCYTSDKNGKTQVKSYTTNNGLANNIVKGIVEDNQGMLWIATDNGLSIFNPKTEAFCSFSREDGLISSQFYFNGAIRNDKGEIFLGTDMGMMAVKGVNRSVHQTGKLCFTELLVDNQPVFAGSDYLEKDISIARKLRIHESDKSFTLFFSALNYGSETQGVYLYRMKGYENEWVQLKAGQHGVRYSTLPAGDYEFEVKYIPSINSDKEQVISVEVEITPYFWKSWWFVTLIIIGIIALLQYAYVRRLNKMREEEVEALYRPIEAAMKESDEPEKLQSRIQMILQNQKRYQDSQKKSIEVDRKMVEENTRPFMEEVMDVMEKNYDNSEFGVQELADALGISRSVLSKNLSQETGLPTAQFIRNYRLDISRKMMADKTSNRNITEIAYRVGFNDPKYFTRCFTKQFGISPTAYKDQLDS, from the coding sequence ATGGCTGCAGGTATGCCGAATAACTTTGCCGATGACATCTTTCAGGATTCTTACGGCTTTGTATGGATTAGTACGCATGGTGGTGGATTGGTGCGCTACGATGGTTTCAATTTCATGAACTTCGGTTTGGGGTCTGTAGGAATCAGTCTGCGAAGCAACAGTTGCCGTAATGTCTGCGAAGATCCGTTCAAGCGCCTTTGGGTGGCTTTCGAAGAAGGTCCGCAGGTGCTCGACCTCAATACCATGCAGCCTGTTGTTCTACCTTGTGAGAACAGCCAGGTAGAGGCACAACTCAATAAAGTATTCAAGAACCTTTGCACCCGAATATATTGTGATGCAAAGGGCAATATATGGATGCTTTCTTTCAACCAGCTTACCCGTTTCGGCTTTAACGAAAAGGGCGAGGTGACCAGCGTCTTGTCCACATCCTATCCTTATAGTGCTCCCGATCTTGGAATCTGTGATGTCTATCGCAGAGGAACAGTTGTATTATGCAACAATGGAGTGGTGAGCGAGTTCTCAGTGAAGAACAATCAGCTCGTAGCAAAGAACATCTCATCCCTATTCCCTCCGCTCGAAGGCTGGTATGGCGGTGCCATCATCTCGTATCATGGCAAGATATGGATGGGTACGAATCGCGGATTGTTTAATAGTGGCAAGCAGGAATTCCATTGCTCTGCTACCGACCATTCGCTTCAGCACGAAGTAGTGACGAGCCTTGCCGTTTCTCCAGATGACAAACTTCTGGTAGGAACGCTCTGTGGCGTAGATATCTTCGATGATAAGACCGGAGAGATAGAACATTGGAACACTGCTACGGCTGTGAATCCGCTGAGCAGCAACTTTATCAACAGTCTTTTCTCAAAGAACGGACAGATATGGGTAGGCTCTGAGACGGGTGGTGTTACCAAGCTGGCTCCACGTCAGCTGGATTTGGCATTCTACCGTCACGACCCCGCCAACCCAGGCAGCATCTCTCCCAACGCAGTCAATGCCATGTATGCGGCAGCTGACGGAACCCTGTGGGTAGGAACCGTAGAGGGAGGTCTCAATGCCTTGGCTCCAGGCAGCATGAACTTTGTTCATTATACGATGGCAAATTCCGGTTTGCCGCATAATACCGTCTCGGTTCTTGCAGCCGATAACCGCAATCAGCTCTGGATTGGTACCTGGGGTACGGGCTTTGCTGTGATGAATCTCCAGCAGCCGGGCAAGATTATTCCTCTGGTGACAGATGCAAAGCATCAGCATTTACTTAACTTTGCCGGTGCCTTGGCTTACGATCCTATCAATGATGGTATGTGGCTCGGAACCAATGATGGTCTCTTCTTCTATGATATGAAGCGCCGCCAACTCATCGAACCTTTCAGGGGATGCCAAAATGTGCGCGGCTGCATTGGTTCTCTGATAACCCGAAAGGGCAAACTCCTGATGGGTTGTGTGCGGGGAATGGTAGAGATCGACCTCAAGTCGCGTCCTCATGGCAAGGGCGATTTCGCTGTGACGTATCATCAGTATAAACTCGACAATCCGAAGAGCGGAGTCTTCGATAAGATATTGTCTTTCTGCCAGGCTAAGGATGGAAAGATATGGATGGGCAGTAACGGCTACGGTCTGTATTGCTATACCAGCGATAAAAACGGAAAAACTCAAGTGAAGTCGTATACCACCAACAACGGACTTGCCAACAACATCGTTAAAGGTATTGTAGAAGATAACCAGGGCATGCTGTGGATAGCTACCGATAACGGACTCTCTATCTTCAATCCTAAGACAGAGGCATTCTGCAGTTTCTCCCGTGAAGATGGTCTGATCAGTTCACAGTTCTATTTCAATGGAGCCATCCGCAATGACAAGGGAGAGATATTCCTGGGCACCGATATGGGTATGATGGCCGTGAAGGGCGTAAACCGTTCTGTGCATCAGACGGGTAAGTTGTGCTTTACCGAACTTCTGGTAGATAACCAGCCAGTTTTTGCCGGCAGCGATTATCTGGAAAAAGACATCTCCATCGCCAGAAAGTTGCGTATCCATGAGAGTGATAAGTCGTTCACTCTCTTTTTCTCAGCGCTCAATTATGGCAGCGAGACACAGGGCGTGTACCTTTATCGCATGAAGGGATACGAGAATGAGTGGGTTCAACTCAAGGCTGGCCAGCATGGTGTGCGTTATTCCACTCTGCCGGCTGGAGACTATGAGTTTGAGGTGAAATATATCCCATCTATCAATTCCGATAAGGAACAGGTCATCTCTGTAGAAGTAGAGATTACTCCTTATTTCTGGAAGAGCTGGTGGTTTGTTACTCTTATTATAATAGGTATCATCGCCTTGCTCCAATATGCTTATGTGCGCCGTCTCAACAAGATGCGCGAAGAGGAAGTTGAGGCTTTGTACCGTCCTATCGAGGCAGCGATGAAGGAAAGTGATGAACCAGAAAAACTGCAGAGTCGCATCCAGATGATTCTGCAGAACCAGAAGCGTTATCAGGACAGTCAGAAGAAGAGCATTGAGGTTGACAGGAAGATGGTAGAGGAGAATACGCGTCCATTCATGGAAGAAGTGATGGATGTGATGGAGAAAAACTACGATAATTCTGAGTTCGGAGTTCAGGAACTGGCAGATGCTTTGGGCATATCCCGCAGTGTGCTGAGCAAGAATCTCTCCCAGGAGACAGGCTTGCCAACAGCCCAGTTTATCCGCAACTACCGTCTCGACATCTCGCGCAAGATGATGGCTGATAAAACTTCCAACCGAAATATCACGGAGATAGCCTACCGTGTAGGCTTCAACGATCCGAAGTATTTCACCCGTTGCTTCACCAAGCAGTTTGGTATTTCGCCAACTGCATATAAGGATCAGTTGGATTCTTAG
- a CDS encoding DUF6722 family protein has translation MFGEIGKWLLDISKYLITGYVLAKMFGQEDSTWVVIGAVVVAALLFALGLYCLRKDKDKNNKKKGK, from the coding sequence ATGTTTGGAGAAATCGGAAAGTGGCTATTAGATATATCTAAATATTTAATAACGGGCTATGTTTTAGCCAAAATGTTTGGTCAAGAAGACTCAACATGGGTTGTAATAGGTGCAGTTGTAGTTGCGGCATTGCTGTTTGCCTTAGGATTGTACTGTTTACGAAAGGACAAAGATAAAAATAACAAAAAGAAAGGAAAATAA
- a CDS encoding glycoside hydrolase family 13 protein, with product MRKIFVSLMLLMGTMSMNAAVSVDRIEPTNWYVGMKDASLQLMVYGKDVRNADVEIDYPGVRVDSVAKLESPNYLLVYLNLEGAKAGEMTLKFKQGKSVKKVKYQLKDREMAGDKRIGFSNEDVLYMLMPDRFANGNPKNDAFKTMRDKTCDRKAPSLRHGGDLEGIRQHLDYFNQLGVTALWFTPVLENDSPNDGKNSTYHGYATTNYYRVDPRFGTNAEYKKLIDEAHQKGLKVVMDMIFNHCGFEHPWVADMPSKDWFNTPEWLLPEYQTPEHLKKIGTVDGARTVNDMYKQTSYKLTPVLDPYASKVDFKETVDGWFVPSMPDLNQRNPHVIKYLIQNSEWWIETVGIDGIRMDTYPYADRDAMALWMKTLDQEYPNFNTVGETWVTEPAYTAAWQKDSKLSEKNSYLKTVMDFAFFDRINSAKKEETDDWWNGMNRIYNVLCYDYLYPNPKSVMAFVENHDTDRFLGEGKDSLALKQALALLLTINRTPQLYYGTEVLMNGTKSVTDGNVRKDFPGGWTGDQHNAFTAEGRTNAENQMFNWLSNLLHWRQGNEVITKGKQTQFCPQNGVYVIARQYNGKNVMTIINGKNEANELNVSRYAEIIGSHDKATDVTNGRTVLINKNVKLRPRQSMILEF from the coding sequence ATGAGAAAAATATTTGTATCGTTAATGTTGCTTATGGGTACAATGAGCATGAATGCAGCGGTCTCTGTTGACCGCATTGAACCAACCAACTGGTATGTAGGTATGAAGGATGCTTCTCTCCAGTTGATGGTGTATGGTAAAGACGTGCGAAATGCGGATGTTGAGATTGATTATCCTGGCGTTCGCGTCGATTCTGTCGCAAAACTCGAATCTCCTAACTATCTCTTGGTTTATCTCAACTTAGAGGGTGCAAAGGCGGGAGAAATGACCTTGAAATTCAAGCAGGGTAAGTCTGTCAAGAAGGTAAAGTACCAACTGAAAGACCGTGAAATGGCTGGTGATAAGCGCATAGGCTTTAGCAATGAGGATGTACTCTATATGTTGATGCCAGACCGCTTTGCAAATGGCAATCCTAAGAATGATGCTTTCAAGACTATGAGAGACAAGACTTGCGACCGTAAGGCACCAAGTCTTCGTCATGGAGGTGATCTGGAAGGTATCCGCCAGCATTTGGATTATTTCAACCAGTTGGGTGTTACCGCATTATGGTTTACTCCAGTATTGGAGAATGATAGTCCTAATGATGGTAAGAACAGTACTTATCATGGTTATGCTACTACCAATTACTATCGTGTAGATCCTCGTTTCGGTACCAATGCTGAATACAAAAAGTTGATTGATGAGGCTCACCAGAAGGGATTGAAGGTGGTGATGGATATGATTTTCAACCATTGCGGTTTTGAGCATCCTTGGGTTGCTGATATGCCATCCAAAGACTGGTTTAATACTCCAGAGTGGCTTCTTCCTGAATACCAGACTCCTGAACATCTGAAAAAGATAGGTACTGTAGATGGTGCACGCACCGTGAATGATATGTATAAGCAGACCAGCTATAAGTTGACGCCGGTTTTGGATCCTTATGCCAGCAAAGTTGACTTTAAGGAGACTGTAGATGGCTGGTTTGTGCCTTCTATGCCAGACTTGAATCAGCGCAACCCACATGTCATCAAATACCTTATACAAAACAGCGAGTGGTGGATTGAAACAGTTGGTATAGATGGTATTCGCATGGATACTTATCCATACGCAGACCGTGATGCCATGGCTTTGTGGATGAAGACGCTGGATCAGGAATATCCTAACTTTAATACCGTAGGTGAAACTTGGGTAACAGAGCCTGCTTATACGGCTGCTTGGCAGAAAGACAGCAAACTGTCAGAGAAAAACAGTTATCTGAAGACTGTCATGGACTTTGCTTTCTTCGACCGTATCAATAGTGCCAAGAAGGAAGAGACGGATGATTGGTGGAATGGAATGAATCGTATCTACAATGTACTCTGCTATGATTATCTCTATCCAAATCCAAAGAGTGTGATGGCTTTTGTGGAGAATCATGATACCGACCGTTTCTTGGGTGAGGGAAAAGACTCATTAGCTTTGAAGCAGGCGTTGGCACTTCTTCTGACCATCAACCGTACTCCTCAACTCTATTATGGTACTGAGGTTCTGATGAATGGTACTAAGAGTGTTACCGATGGTAATGTTCGTAAGGACTTCCCTGGTGGATGGACTGGTGATCAGCATAATGCTTTTACTGCAGAAGGAAGAACGAATGCAGAAAACCAGATGTTCAACTGGTTGAGCAATCTCTTGCATTGGCGTCAGGGGAATGAAGTGATTACTAAGGGAAAGCAGACCCAGTTCTGTCCTCAGAATGGTGTTTATGTCATTGCCCGTCAATACAATGGTAAGAATGTGATGACCATTATCAATGGTAAGAATGAAGCCAACGAACTCAATGTGAGCCGTTATGCTGAGATCATCGGTTCTCACGACAAGGCTACGGATGTTACAAATGGTCGCACCGTTCTTATCAACAAGAACGTGAAGCTCCGTCCTCGCCAGAGCATGATTCTTGAGTTCTAA